Part of the Triticum urartu cultivar G1812 chromosome 2, Tu2.1, whole genome shotgun sequence genome, CGTTTTGTGTACTGCATTATTTTTTTGGACATGTCCTTTGTGTACTTTAGCATCTTATCCAGTAACAATCAGTGACAAGCTGAGGCTCTTCTTGTGTCACATAGAATGCGTCAAAGAGAGTTCAGTAAAATGTCTGCCTCTATAAGTTTGTGTTATATTAACACCTGCAATCGTTCTTCTAATTTTACTCCAGGTCAGTcccaagaaaagaagaaaacaaaaGAGAAACAGGTAGAGAGTACGTTTTTAAAATCTGTAGCATCTTTTCACTGGATATTTTTCTCAAATAGACTTTATGAATTTGCAGCCTATGAAGATACACTATGACCTGTTAAACCTAAGGATGAACCAGGCTGAACAGAAAGTGACTTGTGAGCTTATGATGCCAGCAAAGTTACCAGATTTCTACAACCCTCCCCTTGGTGCTGATCCGGTTGTCCTCCATGTGAAACATCCAACCCAAGACAAGCATTCTGTTACTTTAATGAGGGATTGCTTACATAAGAACCTTCTGCATGCAAAACTTGTCAGTGACAAAGATCCATATCTGCTAGTCTTTACTGACCGATACACAGGAATGTTAACAGCATACTTCAAGTCCACCGAACCATTTGTAGCTAAGTATGCCGAACCGGGCCGGATACCATTCCCGTCCGCTAAGCTTCAAAGTGTTGTGAGTCAAATGCTTGATGGTTTGAAGGGACTGTGGCTCTATGACAAGTACCATGGAAACTTGAGATTGGACAACACATACTACTATAAGACAAAAGATGGTGATGTCGTTGTGAAGTTGGCAAGTTTTAAATGTCAAGGTACTAAACTTAAAGACCCTGCAAAAAAGGGAAAAGGTACTAAATTTAAACATTCAGTTGGTTGAAAACTATTTTAATCTTTCTGGACATAATGCAATAAATGCATACTTTGTTAATATAATTTCAGATAAAACAGAGACTGTTGCACATTACCAGGCGAAAGATTTACAAGCAATGGGCACTGCGCTGGAAGAAATATCTCAAATGGCTAGTGATTTGAGTGAGAAAGGCTATCTGTTGAATTGCAGACAGATTGACCACCTTGCCGAAAGACTAAAAGAAGTGTCCAAGTAAGTTAACAACAGTATGCTGATCCATGTCATTATGGATTAACACAAAGTTTGTTTCCTAGTGTAAATACCACCTTGCCGAAAGATGTTGTTTTGGACTAATACAAAGCTTGTTTTGTAGGGGAGAGATGGGAAGTGCATAGATGAACCCGGGTACATATGAACTCACTTTAAAAAACACATTTCTAAATgccaaaaaaatctaaaaaagtTTGCACGGATACATCTTCATGTTCTATGTGCATGCATAAAGTTTTACGAAAAAATAACTTTCTTTGAGCCctgtgcaaaaaagacaaaaaattGTGTCGTGAAACGCTATTTAGAAGCACTGAAATTTGTCTTTTTACGAAGGCAAACCAGAAAGACATTTTTTCACAAAACTTTATGCCGTGTGCACACACATTTGCGAACATGTATGCATACAATTTTCTGTTATTTTTTTAACATTTCAAAACATGCTTAAAATACAGTTTTTTAAAAGTGGGTGCAGATGCCCATGCGTTCAGATAGTGCCCACTCGGGGAGAGATGCATTATATCATGGATGAGATTAGAACTTGTCCCTTTTTTTGGACTCGAGTTGAGCGAAAAGATTTTTTTTGTTTCTGAAGTCCCCTTGGCTATGCTCAGCCACTCCAACAGAGCAAAAATTGATGCAGAACAGGACGTGTGTACTTTGCCTTGGAACAATGATGACTACGATGGTTTCCTTGACCTGATGATTAAGTACCAAGAGAGGAATAACCTCGGTGCATATGATTTTAACAGCAGGGTCTGTTATGTGCAGTTTATTAGTGGTATTTATACTCATGAGGTGGAGTTGAAGGTACTAATTGTATCCGTTTATTCGATGTTTGCAATATGCAACAAGGGCAAATCTGACATTTATTATTACAGAATCCAACTGCTTCAGTGGATGTGACTGTCATTTCAAGGAATCATGGTGTTTTTCTGGTACTATACTCTTTACTGCCACGACCTCCAAGACCCGTTAACCAGGGGTGATGTTAAGGTAAACTTTCTGTTCAGAAAAATTGTTTTCTTAATGTTCTGGTTAAGCTTATTTTCAATTCCGGTGCtctaattttttttaaattatgtACTAGCATATTTAATAATGCTAGGGTATACTCGGTGTTAGTAACATGCTGAATTTCTATAGTGATGATATGCAAAAATGGCAGCTGAGCCTGGGCTCAGAAGTGGATTACCGAATTATTATCAACTATAGTTATTTCTCTCGAATTCCCAGTAAAAGTTTTATGTCTCAGCAACCTGGCTCCCAGTGCCTGTATGCATAATAGTGTATTTAAATCCAACTGATCAAAAGAGAATTTTAATAAAGCCTTCTGTTTGAGTGAGAGGGAATTTTTATAAATCCAATGGTTACAACTCAAAAGATGACCTGCTGCTGCATTTGGACTTAGTTATAGAATGTAGATTGCCCCGTTCTTAGCCATTTTGGTTGCTGTTGCATGCATTTGAAAAGAACATTTGCTATATGCTTTTGTTTTCTCGGCAAACCTTAAGGTGCGGCAATATGTTTCAGATGGTAAAGCATGCAAGACCAGAGATGCCAGTGACAGTTAGCAGTTCGAGGACCGTGGCTGCCGTAACAAGGCTTAAAGTAACTGCAGTATGATGAGTCGTTTTGCTAGTTTCGACTCCTCCAGGACTTACTGATGAGTGATGGCTCTATTGATTCCTCCAGGACAGCTTCTTCTGCTAGTTTATGTGAATCTAAAGATTACATGTTGCCACAGAATCATTGGTGAAATTGTTACCATCTGTAGGTGTTGTTATGTGGCACCGTTGAGACGTGTTGTTGTTCATGGTCATCTATTTTGAGATGCTGGCATGGTGGTAAATACCAGACTTTTGATGTACCAGTGCACGACATTGCATTGGTTTGCCTTGGCATACTGCCAGTAAACTCTAGTTGGCATCTTGGGGGGGTCTTTTTCTTTTGGGCTGCTCATGAAACATGGAAATTCGGCTGTTTAAGCAGGGCGCTAGCTGTTGATGCTTATTGGGGGAAAGACAGCCGCCTGGATATGGATATTGGTGCTTCTTGCAGTCATCGCCGGGTGCGCCCCGGACGAAAGCGGCAAGCCACGCGCTAGACTGCAGCCTGTTGAGTTAATTACACGATAGTACCACATTTAGGGCGGTGGTGACGAATTGATATCACTTCTGAAAATTTTTACGTGTCAGTACCACGTTTGAGTCGAACCGTTGCGAATCGGGCTAAACCTCGTATTTCTATGTATTGACGCTGGAACTGACCGCCCGGGCCCGCGCGTCAGTTGCCACGCTGGCGAACCGGTACCCGCCCGCTCGCTCGATAGGTGCGGTCTGGCTCGAACCGGACCGGCCCGTGCTCTGTCTCTCTTCCTCCTCGCTCGTGCCTCTCTGCTCGCTCCTCTCTCGCCGCCCTCGTCGGCGCCCGCAGTGTTGCCGGATCggaccgccgccgcccgccatggTTTTCGAAGACGAAAGCAGTGACGACACTTCCAGCCTGCCGTACATGCACTCGACCTCATCCATGGACGGGCTGAGCCAGGTGATTTTCCTTGAGCTAAGTTTAGGGTTACAGATTTGGGGTTTTTTGATTTGATTGATTTCGCTGGGTTTTGATTTGGGCATTTTGTTTGTACGAGCTTTGGCAGGTCCCTTTCAGCGTTGAAGATCCAGATTACCACGGGCTTGAGCTGGAAACGATGTCGGTATGTGAGAAGCACGGGAAGGCATCTGAGAGGCTTGTCGCATTTGAAGGAACAAACACAGCGAGAAGGTTCTTAGCATGTGCAGAGCCGGTATGAACTGTAGGCTGATAGTGGGATATTATATGTCATATTATTCCTCATGCGCACATCCCTCATGTTCCAAGCTAACATGCATAACCTTATCACTTTTACATGAGTTTACAAGAAAAAGTGATAAAGGGAGACTTACATGTCACAAGGATAACTGATCTGCTATATAGTATGTTCACATTAGTAAAAGGGCTGATTATTAGGGCATATTTAACTTGGCAGTGGAATCTTTACTGTCATTTTGTTAGGGCTGATTATTCACTTTTGCAACAGCAGTAGCTTGTGTAGTTTAATGACAGTGGTACTGTTATTTTGCAGTGGGATTGTTTTTGCCCACATGTGAAATATTCAGTTTGAGACTTCTACAGGTTTTAAGTTGTTATTGTGGCATTTTTATGTAGTTGAATGACAGTGGTACTGTTAATTATGTTGCTGTTACTTTTGCTCCTGTTTGTAACTAAATATTGATTGAACTGTTAGTTTTATGTTGGGATGCACCTGCTGTTATGTATGTAAATGCTACAAATATTCAGTTGAATGGATAGTATGTACTGCAAATGCTTTGGCAGTTCACCAAGTTTGCAGTTTGAGATTGCTTTTGTAGGTGATTAGCAAAAACTAGTTTAAATCTGTAGCTGACTAGTGTTGTAATTTGTCATGTTGTTATTTAGTGGGTAGGTACATCTCAATTACCAGTGTAGCTTAGTGTTGTTATTATTACCAATGTAGAAAGGACAAAACAGTGTTATTGCTTTGCACTAGTTATGCACTAACTTGTttattttttatctttttttctttttgcagGAAGGGCAGAATTGTGGGTTTGTTGAATGGGTTGATCACCAGTGGCCCCCAACAATGCAAAATGCATTGTTGAAGCTGTGCGCAATGGTTGAAGATAGCAAGAGTGCTAGGGTGAATGATAATCTTGAAAGTTCTTTCACTATTCACCATCTGACAGAAGAGAAGAACAACCTGAAGGCCAACTATGACAAGCTAGTCCAAGATGTGCATCAGCTTATGAGCTTCCAGGAGGATAGGGTGGTGGATTTCAGACATCTGCAGTCTGCCATTACATATCAGCATGAATGCAGAAGTGAGCTGGTGGCTGATATGAATGCACAGATGGCAAAGAGAGATGCAGAGTTTGAGAAGTTTAAGCAGAATTATGATGTGCTACTGAACCTGACAAGAGCTCAAGCTACAGTCATCCAGAACCTGAAGTTGAAGCATATTACTGATAAGCAATTGCTTACTGAAGCTAAGATGAACTTGGAGTTGAAGAATGCAGAGCTCACAAAGTCTGAGGAGAAGCTCACCCAAGATAAGCTAGAGTTGAAGTTTCAGGTTACTGATTTGCTCAAGAGAAAGGAAAAGCATGGTGAAGAGAAGGGGCAGCTAGAGCTTCAGATTGCTGAGCTGATTAAGGCAGAGGAGAAGCTGAAGGAGAAGATCAAGGGGATCCAGGCCATCTTAGAGAAGTgaagaaaatgaatatgagaGTAGTGGGCAATGCTGACCTTTTGGGCATGATGGTTGTGTAGTGCATGGCTCTACTAAATGTGAACTTCTCTAAGATGAACTATGGCTGTGTATGTATGTAGTAGATATGATTTTCATCCTTTTGTAAGAAAAGGATGAACTATGCATCTAAACTCCACTATGTATTGTGAACAATGGTTGTGTACTTTATGATATGTTGAACTGTAGTAAGTATTGTGTGTTATGATTGCTGGATCAGATATTCTGTGTTATGTTTGCTAGACTTCAGATTATGATTTCTCATGCACTAGGTTTTGATGATTATGTTAGCATTGGAAGACTATTTGATGGTTATGTTAGCACTGGATTATTAGATGGTTATGTTATATCATGCATGGAAGCCTATGTTTAGGTGGCTTCGTCGACCCCGAGTCACCataaaccctaatggttaggtttaggtggctccgtcgaccccgagtcaccgtaaaccctaatggttaggttTATCCATGCACTTCTTAAGGTCTTCCCCCCTAAAGCCAGCATTTTGGAAGTTTGCATATATGTGTCTTAAGCAGAATCTTTGATTACTGTTACGAAAAACTTTACTCACTGCATACAGTAGCCCCTGGTGCACACAATTTAAACAGCTAAGCTACTGTGTAATACACATGTCAACACATATTTAGCAGGCAATGCAAGGTGGATAGACATACCTTCTGTCTGTCTGACATTATAGTATATGGACCATACTGTCCAACTTCTCCTCCAAGACAAATCTTCAGTTGGTGTAGAAACCAGCACCAGTTTGCTTTGTCCTCTTGTCCAAAAATGCCAAATGCCAGTGGGTATATGTTGTTATTGCCATCTCTACCAGTGGCAGCAAGGATTTGTGCACCAGTGGTCAGCTTGATAAAACATCCATCAACACCTAAAACAGGATGTAAACATAACATGTTAAATGCATTTATATGTGCAAGCTATTGAAACTAAAAAAAATCAAAGTAGTGCACAAGCTAAAATGAACTAACCAATGAATGGTCTACACCCCTGTAGAAATCCCTCCCTTGCTCCATTGATGCAGTAAAACATTGCATGGAATCTGGATCCTGGATGTGGGATTTTTTGAGTGGGTGCTGGAGTTACAGTGGTGACTAAAACCCTACTCCCAGGGTTTGTATCCATGACAGTCTGAGCATAGTCTCTCAGCCTTGGGTATTGCTTCCTATGATCTCCCAACACAGCCTCAACAGCTAGGTTTTTTGTCCTATATGCCATTGCCTTGGGCACATCCACACCATACTTTTCCATGCAGGCATCAATAAGTGTATGTATGCTAGTACTGACATCAGATCTGAATAGTGGCTCATATTGCTTTGCAAGCCACTTGGCACTTACCCTGCTTGTTTCAGTAGAACTAGGGCAAGTGTGTTGTAATCTCATCTTCTTAATTGCAAAAGTGTTTCCCCTTTTATAACAGCTGCCACAATGCAGAACTTGCATTGTGAATTCTTGCAATGCACAATGATCCTCTGATCTGAGTTCCTGTGATACTTGAAGTCTCTGCACTGAGTGATGTGCAGGCTCAACaatgcatctctgaattgatgtTGATCTCTGAAACACATTTGCAGTTGTAGTTGTTGGTGTGGTTGCTCCAAATCCTCATTGTACCATACTCTAGGTGGCCTCTTCTTTACCCTGCTCTTCCTTTTTTCAGGTAGCACAAATGCTAGTGGCTGAAACCCATCATCTTCATTGTCCTTAAGTAAACTATTATCTTCTTCATCTGATGATGGTTTCCAATCAGGTTGCACTTCTTCTAAAACACTAGAATGTGACCTTGTTGTTGGTCCCCTCCTTACTTGcatcttctgcttcttctttgccggcacagatattttttcttcctcttcttgaaCAATAGGCTCATCATCCTCCAACTCAAATAATTCCTCTACCTCTGTGTCACCCTCATAATGCACTGGTTCTTCCTCCTCTGTTTCTTCTTCTGATTCTTCTTCCTCTGTTTCTTCCTCATGTTGTTCTTGtacttcttcctcttcctcttctggTTCTCTCTGTCTATTTCCCTCTTCCATCTCCATGTCTTCAGCATCATTCATTTCCTCATTATAGTTAGGCCTTAAATCCCCCATATAATAAGGGTTAGTGTCACTGTCATATTGCCCTTCGGATGAAGATGCATAACTGGCATCATAGCCATCTTGTTCTTCTTCCACAACTTCTTTTAACTTTGGATTTACAACACTCCTGCTCTCTTGTGTTAAAACAGCAGGGCCTACAGGTGCAATAGAGCAGCTACTCTGACGTTCATAAGCAACACCTTGCTGATCAACAGCATAAACAGGAGGATCAGCCAGATCATAAACCACAGGCTCAGAATAAACAATAGGATCTAAATTTTGCTTCTCTGCAAAACCCTTCTGTGCTACACTAACAGCTGGTGGACAAGCCCTAAATAACAAATTAAGCACCAAACTCTCCTCATTCTGCCTCTTGATCAACTGTAGTTTAACATTACTATCAACCAATTCCAAACCCTGCTCTCCTAGGGTCTCCATGTAAAACAGCAGTGAATCATCAATACTAAAGCCTTGTGTTTCCATCAAAGCAACCATATTCAGATATGTCACATCTGAACagcttaacttcctctctaacaGATCATTATTGTCAAAATGGATCCTAACATTCCATATGTCCTCATATAAACTACAATTCACATGCATTTTGCCTAATCAGTACACTATAACCCTAATTGCAAATTAAatgagaagaaaaaaagagagaaaactTACAGGACGCCGCCGAA contains:
- the LOC125533983 gene encoding uncharacterized protein LOC125533983; amino-acid sequence: MAPNPSGQSQEKKKTKEKQPMKIHYDLLNLRMNQAEQKVTCELMMPAKLPDFYNPPLGADPVVLHVKHPTQDKHSVTLMRDCLHKNLLHAKLVSDKDPYLLVFTDRYTGMLTAYFKSTEPFVAKYAEPGRIPFPSAKLQSVVSQMLDGLKGLWLYDKYHGNLRLDNTYYYKTKDGDVVVKLASFKCQGTKLKDPAKKGKDKTETVAHYQAKDLQAMGTALEEISQMASDLSEKGYLLNCRQIDHLAERLKEVSKGEMGSA